The sequence ACTACCAGACCATTGAGGGGTTCTTTTCTGCGATATTTGACCAACAGGGAGAGAAACTTCTGCCATTCATCCTTATCACGTCCTTCTTCCAGTGGTATGGTATAGCGTCCGGCGGTGTCGAGGATGACTGCCTGTTCAAAGAACCACCAGTCACAGTTTCGTGTGCCGGCAACACCTCCAATTTTACTGGTTTCAGCAAAGGGCGCAGAAAGATCTGCACTCTTGATAGCCGTTGATTTTCCAGAGCGTGACTCCCCGATAACCATATACCATGGCAGGACATAGAGAGGGTTGCCCTGTTTGCTCAGGTGGGAGGATTTGAGAATTTCAATTGCTTCCTGCCATCGTCCCTGAAGCTCCTGTAATCCTTCCTGGCCACTTCCCGCTCCTTTGATATAGGCATTGTCCTGTTCGATAACCTGATGGACAAAATTCTGTTCCCTTTTTCGGAGGAGGATTTTCCGAAAAAATATCCAGCCGAGATAGAGACCAACATAGCCAAGTAGAAAAAAGAGTCCGATCCACCATGGCCATTTTGCCCAGAGAACCAGGCCAAAGGTAGCAGTAGCGATCAGAAGCAGAAGGCTTGTCAGTAAGAGGAATTTAAAGGCGGCGAGCATTATCTTTTTCATTACTGCACCATGGAAATAAAGTTTTCACCGACATTATCAAGGACAAAACGATAAATGAAAAAAAGAACGCCATAGAGTAGCACAGGAACCGTAGCACCTAATACCACACCAATTGGAAACCGACTGCTATCATTAAATTTTTCAGGGGTGGCTCCCTCCTGCAGGTAAGCATCGGGAAAAAGCGTTTTCTGGTCAAATGATCGCAGATCTGTTGTCCCTCCTATAAGTTTCAGATTGGAGTTCTTAAGCTGTTCCAGAAGAAACTCATCTCCAGGGTTACAGTAGCGGCCAGTGAATCCAAGAGCCAGACAGAGGTAGTATACTTCACGCACCTGCCCCTGTTGTGGGGTCAGCTGGTTCAGCTTGTCAAAGAAGAGTTCACCGCCATCGGTGGTTTGATAGTAGGTACGCTGCAGCTGTTCCCCCTGCCATTTACTTTTTTCCTCCCAGTTTGAGCTGAGAATGGCCTCATCGATCCAGGCAAAGACTGCAAAACGGGAAAGATCATAATCTTCCTGGGGTAAATGGCTTTTGTGAAAGCTATCCTGACTTTTGGCGATCAGGTGGCTGATGTCGGTTTTGACCTTTTCAAGTGAGGCGGGCCGATTTGGTGTATCGTTGAGAAAATAGGTAACATAAGCGATTAATTCTACGAAACAGTCCACAAGTGCCATAGTTATCTCCTGCCAACAACCATAAGTTCAGCCTTAAGATCTTCAGGTGCTTCGTCCCAGAAAATTGCCAGCTGATTGCTGTGCTGCACCTGTTGCCAGAGGTCGCCATGATGATCAATTTGAAAATAGAGTGAACCACGCCTGCGGGGAAGCTCCTGCGGTGGTGTCTCCATATGTTTTACTTTGACTCCTGGCAGGGCTCTGGCAATAAGTAACGGCAGAGTTTCCCGCGAACCTATCTTGGCCAGACCGGCAAAGCTCTGCAGAGCTTGATTGGGCTCCTGTTCCGTTGCCAGAACGAGATAGAAACGATTATGAGAATCAAACATGGATTTTGAGAGTTCGCCGCTGAAATACGTACCATCATAAATGAGCGGCAGCATGTATTCGGGGCCGGCTGTAATCTCATCCAGTAGGCGCAGCAGGACATTTTGCGCCGACAGAAAGCAGGTGTGCAGTTTACGGTGATTGTAGGGCGGAACCAGAACAGTGCCGTTTTCATGTTCTCCAAGTACATTTATTGTCTCAGAGAAACTTGATAGTTCACCGATGATTTGACGCAGAAGACCGTATACCGTCCAGGGATGGACAGTCTGGGCTTCGGTTATCTGAAAGAGGAGAGGAATATATCGGTTGAGTGAACGCAGGGCGAGAAGGAAGATTGTATCTTGGGCACCGAATTCTGCCGTATGAACACCACGTTCACGCTTGTAGGCCTCAAGGAGATGGGATCTGGAGGCGAGCTGGTCACGGATTTCAGTAACTAATCCCATAAGGGGTTCGCTTGCCTTGATACTGAGGCAAGGAGGGAAAAAACGGTTGGAGCGTACAATCTGCTCACCCTGCCGTAGAATACGGGCAAGGGGAATCAACTCATAGTCTCCCAGCTGGTCTTCTTCACTGTCCCAGAAAATTTTCAAGACGTAATGGAGGCGTTTAACCTGGGCACTTTTTCCACCCTGATAGAGATCCTGCACCTCTTCTGGCTCTGTAGTGGTAACAAAGCGGGTGGCCACATCGCTGACATTATCAAGACTGGAGAGGATGGTAACATTCTCGCCACCAGGATTCCATTTGCGCAGTCCTAGAAGAATTCCAAGTGGCTTGTCGCCTTCCAGCCAATCCTCACTGAATGAGCGGGGAGCAATCAGTCCATTCTCAGGAAAAGAGATAAAGCTGCCATCGGGAAATTGAAACTGTCCCTGGAGAACTTGCAAGGAGAGGTTACCCAGTGCTGCGTCCTGGATTTTAAGATTGCCGATACCCCAGAAATGCGGTTGCAGGAAAGTCTGCAGGGGCATGGTCATGGATTGGATATAACGGTCCTGTAGTTGAAAGTGCTGGGGTTGGAGAAAGAGTCCCTGATGCCAGAAAAAAGGTCGTTCCATGATCACTCCTTCAGTGCGTTTGGATTGCAGCTATCTGTTCGGAACCCAGGTTTACGATCAGATTGAGTTTGCCGGCTTCGGCATATTTATAGCTTTTGTCTATAATAACAGGGATGTTGATGGTTCGTACCATCCTTTCTTTCTGTAATACAAAGTAACCGGCTACCAGTCCAATATGTTTTGTCCCAGCAAGTCGATCCATGACAATTGTCAAATCCTGTTCTGGCTGGATAAAAAGGCGTTTGACGGAAGTAACACTGCTGTCAAACGGTTCACAGTCCAGCAGTTGGTAAATGCCGTCGCTGTTAGAAGCCAGTTGCTCAAACATGGCCTTGTTACGTAACTGGTATATACCAACCATTAGAGTATGAGGAGTACCTTCGTTCAGATTTAACAGGTGATCCGCCTTTATCCGCATGGTGATGCTGTCTTTTTCATAGACCCACTGCGGAACCGGAGGAGGTGCCGGGGCTTTTGAGCCACAGGAAGATAACAGGACAAGGCTGGAGAGAAGGATGATAAGGGTGAAATATCGTTTCAAGGTATTACCTCTTGGGAGGGTTGGCCATTGCAGCACATTGTTTTTCAAAGTTTCGTAAAAAATCTTCCATACAGCGCCCGGAGTCAAACCATCGGCGACACTCCTTATATGTTTTTTCGTAACGATTAAAGCTTTCGGCCTTACGTAAGGGGTTAAATTTAAATCCACCCTCATCTTTTCCTGCAAGACTGTCAGGATCAAGTTCCGTAAGAATCGTTTCTACAGTAGTTTCCATTGCCCTTTTAAAAGCGCGGTGCGATGTAACAAAAGCCGTCTTGATCTTGTCCAGATGTTCCTTGAGTGAGGTGCTCTCGTGGTTTTTGTCGAGTTGTTCACCTATGAGGACGCGGATAGTCTTCTCGGTTTGCCCATCCTCAAGCAGAGTCAGATTTATTGTTCTGATAAGCTGATTGAGAGTCTCAAAAATTATGGTAAGTGTCTCGGTCAGTCGTTGTTGCAGGGCCTCGCTTTTCAAATCAATTTCTTCGACAGGGTGTCCCAAAAGGAGGGTACAGAAGCGGAGAAGCTGGTCATCACTATGGGATGGCATCGGAGGGGGGGCTGGAGATGCAGTGAAGCTGGAGATAATATCCTCAAGTATCTGCTGTTTTTTTTCATTATCATGACCCTTGAGCTCCTGATCGAGAAATGCCTCTATGGCAGCGGGCGCATTTTCAATGTCCCGTTTGTAGATATTTCTGATGGTATCGACAAGGGAACCAACATTTGGATAAAGGTTCATGACTTTTTCCCTGGTCGGAGAATGATTGTTTCTGCGAGCTCGTCATTTTCAGGTATGGGGTTCTTTTCTGAAAGCTGCCCGTCGGGGTGCTCCGGAGTGTAAGTTGTATTAAAGGTTGCTTTGTCAGGAGGAGGCATTTTTACAGTTTGCACTGTATCCTCATCAGTGGAGAAATGGTTTTCAGGACCTCCCATAATAACGGTTTCCTGGCTGAAATCATCAACTGTGTCACTGTCTCTGACCGATGAAATGTGGTTGCTGGATATATTTTCTTTATGGAAAGAGACAGGAGCTTTTTGTTTATGCTTTTGAGCAAGCTTTTGCATAATAGTAAGAATTGCTTCATCATGGTTCTGTTCTCCTCTTTTTTCCTGGATAGTGTCTGTTGGGCTGGGAACAGAGGCAGATGGCTCCTGAAAAGATGGGAACTGTTTGTGTTGCAGCAGTGGCAGTAAATGAAACCCGTCGAGAGAGTCACGTTCAGTTATCAGCATATAGAAAGGATAAAAAGCGAGTCCAAATATGGTGTCATGCACGGCCTGTTGGGAGCCGTAGCAGAGTTCATGATCCTGACAATTCAGACAGGGGAAAGGATTATCCTGCAAAGGTTGCGAATCAAATTTGCTGTAATCGATAAACAACTGTCTGCAATCGTGAACAGTTGAAGGCTCGTTAGCTTGTTTTTCTCGAGTATACCATAGAGACTGGCCATTTGACTGGGTGCATGAAGGACAGAAGAGATAGCGGTGCAGACCTGTTGAGTATGGAGCCAATCCGGCCAACTGAAGCAGCACATCATCTTTGCAAAGCTGTAAAGTCTTGCCACATTCGGGGCAGGGGAGTTCAAAAAAAACTTCTTTTTTCCTGCAGTAGAAGAGAGATGCAAAGGCCAGCAGTTGCTGCTGTCTGTCAACTTGGGTGGCAAGTAGAATAGAGTGTTCGGGTGTTCTGGCACGACGCATAGTCATCGCCTGCTGCCAGTACTGATCAATTATGGAGTTGTTGAGAAACGAATCCTGCTCTAGGGGCCATTGGATAGTATCCCGTTGAATTAACAGATTAACCTCTTTGATAGTGGAGCCAAAATCAGTGACAAATGCACCACGGAAAGTTCGGGCAAGCGGGTCTGCGTCATTAAGTATTGTAAAGGGAGCCGATGAGAAGTTATCGGGTGATGTGTTGGGTGTGGCCGGTCGGAGACGCAGGTAGAACTTTTGTTGTTCGGGGAGAAGATATGATAGAAGGGAGGGATGGACACTTGTTTCTTTCATATTATGTTTATCTCTTTCACACTTGAATGTGGTGAGCGTTACATGAATTCGAACTTGAAAGCTGCTGATATCACTTCGGGTTATTTATTTAATACACCATGTTCAAGGAGATTTTGTCAAGTTTATTATCAGGTTTCCCAAACTCCTTAGTTGCTGTTTT comes from Desulfocapsa sulfexigens DSM 10523 and encodes:
- the icmH gene encoding type IVB secretion system protein IcmH/DotU produces the protein MALVDCFVELIAYVTYFLNDTPNRPASLEKVKTDISHLIAKSQDSFHKSHLPQEDYDLSRFAVFAWIDEAILSSNWEEKSKWQGEQLQRTYYQTTDGGELFFDKLNQLTPQQGQVREVYYLCLALGFTGRYCNPGDEFLLEQLKNSNLKLIGGTTDLRSFDQKTLFPDAYLQEGATPEKFNDSSRFPIGVVLGATVPVLLYGVLFFIYRFVLDNVGENFISMVQ
- the tssJ gene encoding type VI secretion system lipoprotein TssJ, which produces MKRYFTLIILLSSLVLLSSCGSKAPAPPPVPQWVYEKDSITMRIKADHLLNLNEGTPHTLMVGIYQLRNKAMFEQLASNSDGIYQLLDCEPFDSSVTSVKRLFIQPEQDLTIVMDRLAGTKHIGLVAGYFVLQKERMVRTINIPVIIDKSYKYAEAGKLNLIVNLGSEQIAAIQTH
- the tssK gene encoding type VI secretion system baseplate subunit TssK; the protein is MERPFFWHQGLFLQPQHFQLQDRYIQSMTMPLQTFLQPHFWGIGNLKIQDAALGNLSLQVLQGQFQFPDGSFISFPENGLIAPRSFSEDWLEGDKPLGILLGLRKWNPGGENVTILSSLDNVSDVATRFVTTTEPEEVQDLYQGGKSAQVKRLHYVLKIFWDSEEDQLGDYELIPLARILRQGEQIVRSNRFFPPCLSIKASEPLMGLVTEIRDQLASRSHLLEAYKRERGVHTAEFGAQDTIFLLALRSLNRYIPLLFQITEAQTVHPWTVYGLLRQIIGELSSFSETINVLGEHENGTVLVPPYNHRKLHTCFLSAQNVLLRLLDEITAGPEYMLPLIYDGTYFSGELSKSMFDSHNRFYLVLATEQEPNQALQSFAGLAKIGSRETLPLLIARALPGVKVKHMETPPQELPRRRGSLYFQIDHHGDLWQQVQHSNQLAIFWDEAPEDLKAELMVVGRR